Proteins co-encoded in one Kwoniella shandongensis chromosome 12, complete sequence genomic window:
- a CDS encoding 40S ribosomal protein uS5, whose product MAETRGGFGRGRGGAGGRGRRGPRRGGKKEEEKEWVPVTKLGRLVKDGKIKSMEEIYLFSLPIKEFQIIDLFLPALKDEVMSIAPVQKQTSAGQRTRFKAFVAVGDFDGHVGLGVKCAKEVATAIRGAIIVAKLSIVPVRRGYWGSHIAEPHTVPCKVSGKSGSVMCRLIPAPRGTGIVAAPASKRMLQMAGIQDCYTQSKGSTATQGNFLKATMAALAKTYQFQSPDLWQVIPAGQSPYDEYSSHLQIAAKKAANY is encoded by the exons ATGGCTGAGACTCGAGGTGGATTCGGacgtggtcgaggtggtgccggtggtcgaggacgacgaggtccCCGACGAGGcggcaagaaggaggaggagaaggagtg GGTCCCCGTCACCAAGCTCGGTCGATTAGTGAAGGacggcaagatcaagtccaTGGAGGAGAtctacctcttctctctccccaTCAAGGAGTTCCAGatcatcgatctcttcctccccgccCTCAAGGACGAGGTCATGTCCATCGCCCCTGTCCAGAAGCAGACTTCTGCCGGTCAGAGGACCAGGTTCAAGGCTTTCGTTGCCGTCGGTGACTTCGACGG ACAcgtcggtctcggtgtcAAGTGTGCCAAGGAAGTCGCTACCGCTATCCGAGGtgccatcatcgtcgccaAGCTCTCCATCGTCCCCGTTCGACGAGGTTACTGGGGTTCTCACATCGCTGAGCCTCACACCGTCCCTTGCAAGGTTTCCGGCAAGAGCGGTTCCGTCATGTGTCGATTGATCCCTGCCC CCCGAGGTACCGGTATCGTTGCCGCCCCCGCTTCCAAGCGAATGCTCCAGATGGCTGGTATCCAGGATTGTTACA CCCAATCCAAGGGTTCTACTGCTACCCAGGGTAACTTCTTGAAGGCTACCATGGCTGCCCTCGCCAAGACCTACCAGTTCCAGTCTCCCGACCTCTGGCAAGTCATCCCCGCCGGTCAATCCCCTTACGACGAGTactcttctcacctccaGATCgccgccaagaaggccgCCAACTACTAG